In Sulfitobacter sp. OXR-159, one DNA window encodes the following:
- the gpmI gene encoding 2,3-bisphosphoglycerate-independent phosphoglycerate mutase, with translation MSVPKPVVLCILDGWGLSETREGNAPLLANTPNFDRIMQAGPSAQLITHGPDVGLPRGQMGNSEVGHTNIGAGRVVAMDLGQIDLAIEDGSFAKNDRLRAFITKLQETGGTAHLMGVVSDGGVHGHLNHMVAAARALDAAGVPVVIHAVTDGRDVAPSSALGYFAALEKALPKGVRIVTVTGRYFALDRDTRWDRVAKASAAILRGEGGSAPDALTAVQSAYDRGETDEFVAATVIDGYKGAATGDGLFCLNFRADRAREIMAALGAPAFDAYDTGPRPDWAVLMGMAEYSKDHAAYMSTMYPKPDIVNTLGDWVAQQGLRQFRLAETEKYPHVTFFLNGGVEIPATGEDRNMPKSPDVATYDMQPEMSCGEVTDQFVQAIEAGYDLIVVNYANPDMVGHTGDVAAAIAACEAVDAGLGRVLSALEAAGGAMIVTADHGNCEVMIDPETGGAHTAHTLNPVPAVAVGAPQGAALRDGRLADLAPTILQLMGLPQPKEMTGKSLLT, from the coding sequence ATGAGCGTCCCGAAACCTGTGGTATTGTGCATTCTTGACGGCTGGGGGCTGAGCGAGACCCGAGAAGGCAACGCGCCCCTACTGGCGAACACGCCGAATTTTGATCGCATCATGCAGGCAGGTCCAAGCGCGCAATTGATCACCCACGGTCCCGACGTGGGTCTGCCGCGCGGGCAGATGGGCAATTCCGAGGTCGGCCATACCAATATCGGTGCGGGCCGTGTGGTGGCGATGGATCTGGGGCAAATTGATCTGGCGATAGAAGACGGAAGTTTTGCCAAGAATGATCGGCTGCGCGCGTTTATCACTAAGCTGCAAGAGACCGGCGGTACGGCGCATTTGATGGGCGTTGTCTCGGACGGTGGTGTGCATGGGCATCTCAATCACATGGTTGCCGCCGCCCGTGCGCTTGATGCGGCAGGGGTGCCGGTGGTGATCCATGCGGTGACAGACGGGCGTGATGTCGCGCCCTCTTCGGCGCTTGGGTACTTCGCGGCGCTGGAAAAGGCGCTGCCCAAAGGCGTGCGTATTGTCACCGTCACAGGCCGCTATTTCGCGCTGGACCGCGACACCCGTTGGGACCGCGTGGCCAAGGCTTCTGCCGCTATTCTGCGCGGGGAGGGTGGCTCAGCGCCAGACGCCCTCACGGCCGTGCAATCAGCCTATGACCGCGGCGAAACCGATGAATTTGTCGCCGCAACGGTAATCGACGGCTACAAAGGCGCTGCGACTGGCGACGGGCTTTTCTGCCTCAACTTCCGTGCTGACCGTGCGCGGGAAATCATGGCGGCCCTCGGAGCACCTGCATTCGATGCCTATGACACTGGCCCGCGCCCCGACTGGGCCGTGCTGATGGGCATGGCGGAGTATTCCAAAGACCACGCGGCGTATATGAGCACGATGTACCCCAAACCCGATATCGTGAACACATTGGGCGATTGGGTGGCGCAGCAGGGGCTGCGGCAGTTCCGCTTGGCCGAGACCGAGAAATATCCGCATGTGACCTTTTTCCTTAATGGCGGTGTCGAAATCCCAGCGACGGGCGAAGACCGCAACATGCCCAAGTCGCCCGATGTTGCGACCTATGATATGCAGCCCGAGATGTCCTGCGGCGAGGTGACGGATCAGTTCGTGCAGGCGATCGAGGCGGGCTATGACTTGATCGTGGTGAATTACGCCAACCCCGACATGGTCGGACATACCGGCGATGTGGCGGCGGCGATTGCGGCGTGTGAGGCGGTAGATGCGGGGCTGGGCCGGGTGCTAAGCGCGCTTGAAGCCGCAGGCGGCGCAATGATCGTCACGGCGGATCACGGCAATTGCGAAGTGATGATCGACCCTGAGACCGGCGGCGCGCATACGGCGCATACGCTCAACCCCGTGCCAGCGGTGGCGGTGGGCGCACCCCAAGGGGCCGCCTTGCGTGACGGGCGGCTGGCCGATCTGGCACCAACGATATTGCAACTGATGGGCCTGCCGCAGCCTAAAGAAATGACCGGGAAAAGCCTGCTAACATGA